A genomic window from Methanobacterium sp. BRmetb2 includes:
- a CDS encoding methyltransferase type 12: MEKDNTTPYHSQDYDANVLNTLPYYQSYHQETINLIKSINTEPKNWLDTGCGTGTMINLAVKEFPKTKFLLLDPADSMVQQARMKFCNLSKNRLKFLKPSTTQDFNEKLEEKVDVITAIQCHHYLSPRDRKKAVQICYDNLKENGIFVTFENIRPLTKKGVEIGKEYWKKFQLEHGRDIKEIEPQLKRFDVEYFPITVEEHLKLLRESGFKIVEILWYSYLQAGFYCIK, encoded by the coding sequence ATGGAAAAGGACAACACTACCCCTTACCACTCCCAAGATTATGATGCAAATGTTTTAAATACACTCCCCTATTACCAGTCCTACCACCAGGAAACCATTAATCTAATCAAATCAATAAATACTGAACCAAAAAATTGGTTGGATACAGGATGTGGAACCGGTACAATGATAAATTTGGCAGTTAAAGAATTTCCAAAAACCAAGTTCCTACTTCTAGATCCGGCAGATAGTATGGTGCAACAGGCCCGGATGAAGTTTTGTAATCTAAGTAAAAATCGTTTAAAATTTCTCAAACCATCCACAACCCAGGATTTTAATGAAAAACTGGAAGAAAAAGTAGATGTGATAACTGCCATTCAATGCCACCATTATTTATCACCTAGAGATAGAAAAAAAGCCGTTCAAATTTGCTACGATAACTTAAAAGAAAATGGAATATTTGTAACCTTTGAAAATATACGTCCACTGACCAAAAAAGGGGTAGAAATTGGAAAAGAATACTGGAAAAAATTCCAATTAGAACATGGCCGAGATATAAAAGAAATAGAACCCCAACTAAAACGTTTTGATGTGGAATATTTCCCTATAACCGTAGAAGAGCATTTGAAATTGTTAAGAGAATCTGGTTTTAAAATTGTGGAAATTCTGTGGTATTCTTACCTACAAGCAGGTTTTTACTGCATTAAATAA
- a CDS encoding MFS transporter yields the protein MFNFYIGMMNICLPNITEYFGASVMTATWISNIYLVTLTISVIFLGRIGGLWSRKKFFILGTLIWIAMSFANYFVTSADMLILFRAIQGVAAGFMAAVYYAILDKTFPKEKLGLAMGCLLVALSSGYAIGPFVGGYIAAFIGWQSIFLATIPFGLLSIAVYLITAQNPTADKDYELIEKMEKKNRIQKKNGIIKTLKNLDVRGAILQALFLFLLTFVLILAQKFGFSPLDTIILAVTFILGGVFIWVEAKHEEPLFRFTIFRSITFSAYITGLLLNYIVLYMMFFTMPFYLQKVVGVPVNISGSLISITMFTAMFLSIIAGALADKIGVKPLALGASLCCIIATVMISAFNTSTGLFFVIGALIAMGFGYGLYQSPNNKMLLSVTPASFKTQVSSMMTLTKNLGSVLGNCFAGLIITTSIAQNTLNSKLVLQGAQATNFMTGMERVFIFGAILSIMLLVSTLDLQKYFPQRAITKDTKQQARS from the coding sequence ATGTTCAACTTTTACATTGGAATGATGAATATCTGTCTACCTAACATAACCGAATATTTCGGGGCCAGTGTAATGACGGCTACTTGGATATCCAACATTTATTTGGTTACCCTGACCATTTCAGTTATATTTCTGGGTCGCATTGGGGGATTATGGAGTAGAAAAAAATTTTTCATACTTGGAACACTAATATGGATTGCTATGTCCTTTGCGAACTATTTTGTTACCTCTGCAGACATGTTAATTCTTTTTAGAGCCATTCAAGGTGTGGCTGCTGGTTTCATGGCGGCAGTGTATTATGCTATACTGGATAAAACCTTTCCCAAGGAAAAGCTTGGTTTGGCCATGGGATGTCTCTTGGTGGCCCTCTCCTCAGGTTATGCTATCGGTCCCTTTGTAGGAGGATATATAGCTGCTTTCATTGGTTGGCAGAGTATCTTTCTTGCTACTATTCCCTTCGGTTTGTTAAGCATAGCCGTATATCTCATAACAGCTCAAAATCCCACAGCAGATAAGGACTATGAACTGATAGAAAAGATGGAGAAAAAAAATAGAATACAAAAAAAGAATGGAATAATAAAAACCTTGAAAAACCTAGATGTTAGAGGTGCTATATTACAAGCATTATTTTTATTTTTACTTACCTTTGTTTTAATACTGGCTCAAAAATTTGGTTTCAGTCCATTGGATACTATAATACTGGCCGTGACATTTATATTGGGAGGCGTCTTTATATGGGTAGAAGCCAAACACGAAGAACCACTTTTCAGGTTCACCATCTTCCGTAGCATCACATTTTCCGCTTATATCACTGGACTGCTCCTCAACTATATCGTACTTTACATGATGTTTTTTACCATGCCTTTTTACCTACAGAAGGTAGTGGGAGTTCCAGTTAATATCTCTGGAAGTTTAATAAGCATCACCATGTTCACCGCCATGTTCCTATCAATTATAGCCGGAGCACTGGCAGATAAGATAGGAGTTAAACCATTGGCTCTTGGAGCTAGTCTATGCTGCATAATTGCTACAGTCATGATTAGCGCCTTTAATACATCAACAGGACTTTTTTTCGTTATAGGAGCACTGATCGCCATGGGCTTTGGCTATGGATTATACCAATCTCCTAACAATAAAATGCTGCTATCAGTAACACCAGCTAGCTTTAAAACCCAGGTGTCGAGTATGATGACACTTACTAAAAACCTGGGTTCTGTGTTGGGTAACTGTTTTGCTGGGCTAATTATAACCACATCCATTGCACAAAACACGCTAAACAGTAAACTGGTATTGCAGGGAGCTCAGGCTACAAATTTTATGACGGGTATGGAAAGAGTGTTCATTTTCGGAGCAATTTTAAGTATAATGCTGCTTGTGTCAACCCTGGATTTGCAGAAATACTTCCCTCAAAGAGCAATAACAAAAGACACAAAACAACAAGCAAGGAGTTAG